The window ACCCCATGACAATGAAGTTGTATCGGTGGCAACGTTATGCTCTGATCTTATTATCATTCCCGTACAGGATTCTCCCCTGGATATTCGCAGTACGAAAACAACGGTGAACCTGATCAACGAAGCAAAAAAAATAAATCCGGACATTACGCCCTATTTTCTGCTCAGTCGTATTCAGACAAATTCAATCATGGCACGGGAACTTGGGCAGGTTTTAAAGTCAACTTATAAATTTGACATATTAGAAACCAGACTGGCAAACCGAATGGCATATAAATACTCCCTGATTTATGGCCAGAACGTGTCGGAATTTTCCAGCAGAGACGAAGCCTCGGCAGAGATCCGTTCCCTTGCCAGGGAGGTTCTGTCCATTCTTGACCGGATCAAAGGCAAATAAGATATTAAGGACAAATAACATTGGGTATACGCTTTTCACCTGCCGGGGAAACTCAATTTGAAATCAACAAACGTCATCTTTCCTGCCTGGAAACACAGAGATATGCAAAAAGGAGCACGTGCTATGAAAAAAAAGAGACCTTCACTACTTGATGTTGAGGTGTTTGTCAAAAAGAGAGCGGACAGCAGACTTGATCAGCTAAAAAAAATTGAAGAGGAAACCCTGGAACAGTCTTCCAACATATGCCAAGAGCCCGACGATGCCCATGAGATGACTGACCAAGAAAACAAAACGACACCTTATACACAAGACACCGAGCAACACAAAGAACAGGTTCCGGATGCCTTCATGGAGGAGCTTGTTGATTTTGTCACCACTTACAGAAATGAAATTCTCACCCTGAAAAATGACCTGTTCAAGGTCAAGGAACAGGTCCGCATATTCAGCGCAATGATGAACAGCCAGCAGAAAAAAATCGCCCAGATAATGGAATCACAGCAACGTGACAGTACGGACAATTCCGTTCACGATGATAATTATTATCGACTGGTACTCAGAAATATCCTCTGGCTGAAAGAGGAAAAAGGATTTACCACCAACGACGTCGCCCGGCTGTTCCGCGCTGAAGGGTTCCAAACACCGGCCCCCCATAAAGCCTGGGATGAAAAGGTTGTTGAACGGTTGTATACCGAAGCCCAAAAAGCTATTTATTAAACTGCTTCCATACAGCCCTATCACAATAAAGACTTTTTAGACATTATGGCGCAATACTTCCTATTTGCCTGGTTAATGTTTTTTATTTAGACCGATGATGCCTCGGCCATTGCAGTGACGCCTGAATTATGACCCAACTCATCCCGGCACCCCATGATAAAAATGTAACGCTATCTGCTGGAGGCGCTTTGATACTTCCCTACAAAAAAACGACATTGATCCCTGTAAAAATCCCCTCCCTAAAAATGATGCACGTAAAAAACAACCGGGGTTTTACAATGATTGAAATAATTGCCATCCTGATTTTATTGGGAATCATTTCCGCTGTGGCGGTGGTTACCATATCGGGGAATCAAAATGAATTAATTTCCCAAAGTGATGCCTTAATATCATACATTAAATATGCCCAGGCCAAATCCATGGGAACAACCGCCCGGGTATTCGGAATAGGCATAGATGCATCCCATGAACGTTACTGGATGTTTTCATGTAATTCATCCGGTACCTGCACTTGGCAGGACACAAAAGAACTCCTTCCGGGAGCCCGGTTAAATCCGGCCTTTGACGATACAGGAACCGGAGATCAGATA is drawn from uncultured Desulfobacter sp. and contains these coding sequences:
- a CDS encoding prepilin-type N-terminal cleavage/methylation domain-containing protein — encoded protein: MTQLIPAPHDKNVTLSAGGALILPYKKTTLIPVKIPSLKMMHVKNNRGFTMIEIIAILILLGIISAVAVVTISGNQNELISQSDALISYIKYAQAKSMGTTARVFGIGIDASHERYWMFSCNSSGTCTWQDTKELLPGARLNPAFDDTGTGDQIQTSKVNVDIAGSDTAIVFDKIGRPFQATTGSITYVDPLPDTAGLTQLSTAFAITLNDNKGHSKIITIIPETGFIQ
- the parA gene encoding ParA family partition ATPase — protein: MKVITLANQKGGCGKSTIVLNLAIEFALQRHRVIIFDTDPQGSCYETAQIRNGQEDQDETMQIKVAPIYENLYQAIEEYDKNYDFAFIDTPPHDNEVVSVATLCSDLIIIPVQDSPLDIRSTKTTVNLINEAKKINPDITPYFLLSRIQTNSIMARELGQVLKSTYKFDILETRLANRMAYKYSLIYGQNVSEFSSRDEASAEIRSLAREVLSILDRIKGK